A genomic segment from Aegilops tauschii subsp. strangulata cultivar AL8/78 chromosome 1, Aet v6.0, whole genome shotgun sequence encodes:
- the LOC109736470 gene encoding uncharacterized protein yields MTAKEFEELALNGHNYPTWAMDIKISLASRGIVRAIQPPETPLPAGATPLTEQQNYAALFIIRHHIHPDLKSEYLQEESPSTLFLALKTRYEQQKAVVLPEALHDWTHLRLQDFKSIGEYNHVVHKICSKLRFCEKEPTEGDKIEKTLSTMLPSDRILQQQYHARNYTVYSELIHMLLQAEKHDELLAKNGSQRPVGAQPLPEVHLNVANRQKFNGTPRGKQSNFEHKRKRNGNRRSRYPGKGKGTSKPRLDKSKLCNKCGCSTHSTEKCTMPKHLVMLYQQSQGRKAPQGKRFEANFNLHPDNAKGAGGSHDVPPGPSNAVVPYLPEATAEMENTLIEYTANNVFGDFD; encoded by the coding sequence ATGACTGCCAAAGAGTTTGAGGAGCTTGCCCTCAATGGCCACAATTACCCTACATGGGCTATGGACATCAAGATCAGTCTTGCGTCCCGTGGGATAGTGCGTGCAATACAACCCCCGGAGACTCCTCTCCCGGCTGGGGCCACGCCGCTAACAGAACAGCAGAACTATGCTGCCTTATTCATCATAAGGCATCATATTCATCCAGATCTCAAGTCTGAGTATTTACAGGAGGAATCTCCTAGTACTCTGTTTCTGGCCCTCAAAACGAGGTATGAACAGCAGAAGGCAGTAGTCCTGCCCGAAGCACTCCATGATTGGACTCATCTCCGTCTTCAGGATTTCAAGTCCATCGGTGAGTACAATCATGTTGTTCATAAGATATGTTCCAAACTGCGCTTTTGTGAGAAGGAACCTACTGAGGGGGACAAGATAGAGAAAACTTTGTCTACTATGCTCCCTTCAGATAGGATCCTCCAACAACAATACCATGCTCGTAACTACACTGTCTATTCCGAGCTTATTCACATGTTACTTCAGGCTGAAAAGCATGATGAGCTACTTGCTAAGAATGGCTCTCAGCGCCCAGTTGGGGCACAACCTTTACCTGAAGTCCATCTGAATGTTGCAAATAGACAAAAGTTTAATGGTACCCCTCGGGGTAAACAATCCAATTTCGAGCATAAGCGAAAGCGCAATGGGAACAGGAGATCTAGATACCCAGGCAAGGGAAAAGGCACTTCAAAGCCCAGGCTTGATAAATCTAAGCTTTGCAACAAGTGTGGATGCTCCACGCATTCTACTGAAAAGTGCACAATGCCCAAGCATCTGGTTATGCTGTACCAGCAATCTCAGGGACGCAAAGCACCTCAAGGGAAAAGGTTTGAAGCCAACTTCAACCTTCATCCTGATAACGCAAAAGGAGCTGGTGGTTCGCACGATGTTCCTCCTGGACCGAGCAACGCCGTGGTTCCTTATCTGCCTGAGGCTACTGCTGAAATGGAGAACACGTTGATTGAGTACACCGCAAACAACGTGTTTGGCGACTTCGACTAG